A part of Macaca mulatta isolate MMU2019108-1 chromosome 12, T2T-MMU8v2.0, whole genome shotgun sequence genomic DNA contains:
- the LOC144333517 gene encoding uncharacterized protein LOC144333517, with protein MGCCGCGNCGGCGGCGGGCGGGCGGGCVGCVGGCGSCTTCRCYRVGCCSSCCPCCRGCCGGCCSTPVICCCRRTCSSCGCGCGKGCCQQKGCCQQKCCCQKQCCC; from the coding sequence ATGGGTTGCTGTGGTTGTGGAAATTGTGGTGGCTgtggtggctgtggtggtggCTGCGGTGGTGGCTGCGGTGGTGGCTGTGTTGGCTGTGTTGGTGGCTGTGGCAGCTGCACCACCTGCAGGTGCTACCGGGTGGGCTGCTGCTCCAGCTGCTGCCCCTGCTGCCGCGGCTGCTGTGGGGGCTGCTGTAGCACGCCCGTGATCTGCTGCTGCCGCCGCACCTGCAGCTCGTGTGGCTGCGGCTGTGGGAAGGGCTGTTGCCAGCAGAAGGGCTGTTGCCAGCAGAAATGCTGCTGCCAGAAGCAATGCTGCTGCTAG